A genomic stretch from Psilocybe cubensis strain MGC-MH-2018 chromosome 1, whole genome shotgun sequence includes:
- a CDS encoding Putative voltage-gated potassium channel subunit beta, whose amino-acid sequence MSRSRSRRLEYPTRAHNRQSGKAIKYHFKLQPLLFDSQLQSPFTFNSINEVMTAKTQPSKEYKTNGMPFRRLGPSGLRVPLFSLGGWLTLGGTVVGDPVKEIVKTAFEHGINMIDTAEVYSQGQSEIEIGRVIKELGYRRSDLIITTKVYWGVRYGSPNDTGLSRKHIIEGTKECLERLQMDYVDVIFAHRPDNTVPMEEVVRAFNYVIEQGWAFYWATSEWSAREIEEAHHVASKFGLIGPIAEQCEHNMFHRERPEGEYDPIYKKYGTGTTVWSALAGGLLTGKYNDGIPEGSRFATHSFMQSTVKSLQRKEGQEKIRKVRELSKLAKEEFNTTATALALAWVAKNPNTSTVILGASKPQQIIDNLKALEVLPKLTPEIMEKIEKILGNKPKATHPRGRPPLDKLAKL is encoded by the exons atgaGTCGGTCTCGGTCACGGAGACTCGAATACCCGACCCGTGCCCACAACCGGCAATCAGGCAAGGCCATAAAGTACcacttcaagcttcagccCCTGTTGTTCGACTCCCAACTTCAATCGCCTTTCACATTCAACAGTATTAACGAAGTCATGACAGCGAAGACGCAGCCTTCGAAGGAATACAAAACAAATGGCATGCCATTTCGCCGTTTGGGACCAAGTGGATTGAGAGTTCCGTTATTCTCACTTGGAGGAT GGCTGACTCTGGGAGGCACCGTTGTTGGCGACCCGGTAAAG GAAATAGTCAAAACGGCCTTTGAGCACGGAATCAACATGATTGACACTGCTGAAGTGTACTCGCAAGGACAATCTGAAATCGAGAT TGGCCGGGTCATTAAAGAATTGGGATACCGACGAAGTGATCTCATTATCACAACAAAAGTCTACTGGGGCGTTAGGTATGGAAGCCCGAATGACACTGGGTTGAGCAGGAAACA TATCATCGAAGGAACTAAGGAATGCCTCGAACGACTTCAAATGGACTATGTCGATGTTATCTTTGCTCATCGTCCAGATAACACTG TGCCCATGGAGGAGGTGGTTCGCGCTTTCAACTACGTGATAGAACAAGGATGG GCATTCTATTGGGCAACATCAGAGTGGAGCGCCCGCGAGATTGAGGAGGCACATC ACGTAGCGAGTAAATTTGGCTTGATTGGACCGATTGCGGAGCAGTGCGAACACAA TATGTTCCATCGGGAGCGCCCTGAGGGTGAATACGA CCCAATCTATAAAAAATACGGCACGGGGACGACAGTATGGTCGGCTCTTGCTGGTGGTCTGCTAACCGGAAAG TACAACGATGGTATACCGGAAGGGTCGCGTTTTGCTACCCACTCCTTTATGCAGAGCACTGTCAAGAGTCTGCAACGTAAAGAGGGTCAAGAAAAGATCCGCAAAGTTCGCGAGCTCTCAAAGTTGGCCAAAGAAG AGTTCAATACGACGGCTACTGCGCTGGCTCTGGCATGGGTGGCCAAGAACCCGAACACGTCGACTGTGATTCTCGGAGCATCCAAGCCTCAGCAAATCATTGATAATCTGAAAGCTCTTGAAGTTCTCCCCAAGCTCACACCTGAGATAatggaaaagattgaaaagATACTCGGAAACAAGCCAAAGGCGACGCATCCTCGAGGTAGGCCGCCTTTGGACAAGCTCGCAAAATTGTAA